The following proteins are co-located in the Pedobacter frigiditerrae genome:
- a CDS encoding DUF3667 domain-containing protein: MSSVKLRKEKDCLNCGHIVEEHFCPKCGQENIVTKEDAFHMVTHAIADYFHFEHKFFGTIGPLLLKPGRLTKEYVAGKRMSSIHPIRLYIFISIVFFLVVLGGKKFGENSEANEDRKSTADTTKTVPKPQDTLAKKKLTAEEISEIKESLRYVPNANGLRDSIIKKTIEEATSGKKENEGASIRFGGKKKKGFSNKWATKDTSVVQYERNQASLAKDKRDGFIKHYFIKRTIELEKYENPEEKFLEDFLHNIPKMMFLLLPMFALILKLVYISKKRYYYEHLIYSFHLHSAIFLSILATMLLQWLFSFIYEIDAWLGILCGIYIIWYIYRSLRTFYGSTRWITVLKMFFLSFAYNIVLTICFLVVIAVSFVTI, from the coding sequence ATGTCATCCGTAAAACTTAGAAAAGAAAAAGACTGCCTTAACTGTGGCCATATAGTTGAAGAACATTTTTGCCCGAAATGTGGCCAAGAAAATATTGTAACAAAAGAGGATGCCTTTCACATGGTAACTCATGCAATTGCAGATTATTTCCATTTTGAACATAAGTTTTTCGGTACCATCGGACCGCTACTTTTAAAACCAGGTAGACTAACTAAAGAATATGTTGCAGGGAAAAGAATGTCGTCCATCCACCCTATTCGCCTATATATTTTTATAAGTATTGTTTTTTTCTTAGTGGTTTTGGGAGGGAAAAAATTTGGCGAGAATAGTGAAGCAAATGAAGATAGAAAATCTACTGCTGACACCACTAAAACTGTTCCAAAGCCTCAAGATACCTTAGCAAAGAAAAAACTTACTGCAGAGGAAATAAGCGAAATTAAAGAAAGCCTTAGATATGTTCCTAATGCTAATGGTTTGCGTGACAGTATCATTAAAAAAACTATCGAGGAAGCAACTTCTGGAAAAAAAGAAAATGAAGGTGCAAGCATTAGATTTGGAGGCAAGAAAAAGAAAGGGTTTTCAAATAAGTGGGCTACCAAGGATACATCTGTTGTGCAATATGAAAGAAATCAAGCATCGTTGGCAAAAGACAAAAGGGACGGTTTTATCAAACATTATTTCATAAAAAGAACGATAGAATTAGAAAAATATGAAAATCCAGAGGAGAAATTTTTAGAAGACTTTCTTCATAACATCCCTAAAATGATGTTCTTGCTCTTACCTATGTTTGCCCTAATATTGAAGCTGGTTTATATAAGCAAAAAGAGGTATTACTATGAGCATTTAATCTACTCCTTCCATTTACATTCGGCAATTTTCTTGAGCATTTTGGCCACCATGTTATTGCAGTGGTTATTTAGTTTTATATATGAAATTGATGCTTGGTTAGGCATTTTGTGCGGCATTTACATCATTTGGTATATCTATCGCTCATTAAGAACTTTTTATGGCAGCACAAGGTGGATAACTGTTTTGAAAATGTTTTTCTTAAGTTTTGCTTACAATATTGTACTTACCATTTGTTTCTTAGTTGTTATAGCGGTAAGTTTCGTAACGATTTAA
- a CDS encoding citrate synthase: protein MSAIAEIKIDGKTYEFPVITGTEGEKAIDISKLRDLTGHITLDFGYKNTGSTKSAITFLDGELGVLKYRGYPIEQLAEKSTFLEVAYLLIYGKLPKKDELEGFQNDISKHTLIHEDMKKFLDGYPSKSHPMAQVASLVCSLSTFYPESLNANSSQEEMNLTMIKLLAKFPTIVSFIYKKSLGHPLIYPKNKYDYVTNFMNMIFGQRTEEIEIDPVVVSAMNTLLILHADHEQNCSASTVRMVGSSDCNLYASVSAGIAALWGPLHGGANQAVIEMLELIKEDGGDTEKWINKAKDKNDPFRMMGFGHRVYKNFDPRAKIIKKACDDILEKLGINDPVLEIAKKLEEAALSDPYFIDRKLYPNVDFYSGIIYRALGFPTDMFTVLFALGRLPGWIAQWKEMHENKEPIGRPRQIYVGDVDMDFVDINKR, encoded by the coding sequence ATGTCAGCTATTGCAGAAATTAAGATAGACGGTAAAACATACGAGTTTCCGGTTATTACTGGAACAGAAGGTGAGAAGGCCATCGATATTTCGAAGTTAAGAGACCTTACTGGTCACATCACATTAGATTTTGGGTACAAAAACACAGGCTCAACCAAAAGCGCAATTACTTTTTTAGACGGAGAATTAGGTGTTTTAAAATATCGTGGTTATCCTATCGAGCAATTAGCAGAAAAATCTACATTTTTAGAAGTTGCCTATTTACTTATTTATGGTAAACTGCCTAAAAAAGACGAATTAGAAGGTTTTCAAAATGACATTAGCAAGCACACGCTAATTCATGAAGATATGAAGAAATTTTTAGATGGTTATCCTTCTAAATCTCATCCAATGGCTCAAGTAGCTTCATTGGTGTGTTCGCTATCCACTTTCTATCCTGAATCGTTAAATGCAAATTCTTCACAGGAAGAAATGAATTTAACAATGATTAAGTTGTTGGCAAAATTCCCAACAATCGTATCATTCATTTACAAAAAATCTTTAGGTCATCCACTTATTTATCCTAAAAATAAATATGATTATGTAACCAATTTCATGAATATGATTTTTGGTCAACGTACAGAAGAGATAGAAATTGACCCAGTTGTAGTTAGTGCAATGAATACTTTACTAATCTTACACGCAGACCACGAACAAAACTGTTCTGCATCAACTGTAAGAATGGTTGGTTCTTCAGATTGTAACTTATACGCTTCAGTTTCTGCAGGTATAGCTGCACTTTGGGGTCCACTACATGGTGGTGCAAACCAAGCGGTAATTGAAATGCTTGAGTTGATTAAGGAAGATGGTGGCGACACTGAAAAATGGATTAACAAAGCAAAAGATAAAAATGACCCTTTCCGTATGATGGGTTTTGGTCACCGTGTGTATAAAAACTTCGACCCAAGAGCTAAAATCATTAAAAAAGCTTGCGATGATATCCTAGAGAAATTAGGCATTAATGACCCTGTTCTAGAAATTGCTAAAAAATTAGAAGAGGCTGCATTGAGCGACCCATATTTCATCGACCGTAAATTATATCCAAACGTAGATTTTTATTCAGGTATCATTTACAGAGCATTAGGTTTCCCTACTGATATGTTTACAGTATTATTTGCATTAGGTCGCTTACCAGGATGGATTGCACAATGGAAAGAGATGCATGAAAACAAAGAACCAATAGGTCGTCCTCGTCAAATTTATGTTGGCGATGTTGACATGGATTTCGTAGATATCAATAAAAGATAA
- a CDS encoding DNA adenine methylase: MNTKVRPLLKWTGGKFDEFGLFATHIPKFDRYIEPFFGGGGVFFALKPSVQSFINDKSSDLINFYNQIGNEEFKTGLLKYVDAWEQLTEICAELWKTCSVDFIKYVKGKCLIEQFEKTLLTKFLSVFKSSLIFNESDFIIDFPLFQKTVLASITGKTKRIRNISVRENRKFTIDELEAHFETGLRGGVYLFFRELLNKQHKKQIVLVDSKASANWYFVREFCYGSMFRFNKRSEFNIPYGGIAYNRKNFRKKVDKIFGERIIKLFKHSSLSNLDFEVFLKSIDLKPTDFIFLDPPYDSEFSEYDQSTFTQHDQKRLADFLINIAAKWMIIIKETSFIREIYTHSTVKINTFDKNYRYNVKGRNDRNVQHLIITNY; this comes from the coding sequence ATGAATACAAAGGTAAGGCCATTACTTAAATGGACGGGAGGGAAGTTTGATGAATTTGGTTTATTTGCAACTCATATTCCTAAATTCGACAGGTATATTGAGCCATTTTTCGGTGGTGGTGGTGTCTTTTTTGCCTTAAAACCAAGTGTTCAGTCCTTCATTAACGATAAAAGTTCAGACCTAATTAACTTTTATAACCAAATTGGTAATGAAGAGTTCAAAACCGGACTTCTCAAATATGTAGATGCTTGGGAGCAACTAACTGAAATTTGCGCCGAACTTTGGAAAACTTGCTCAGTAGATTTTATCAAATATGTAAAAGGTAAATGCTTAATTGAGCAATTTGAGAAAACCTTACTTACAAAATTCTTATCAGTATTTAAATCAAGTTTAATATTTAACGAATCTGATTTTATAATTGATTTCCCCTTATTCCAAAAGACGGTTTTAGCAAGCATTACAGGTAAAACCAAAAGAATTAGAAATATATCCGTAAGGGAAAATAGAAAATTTACGATTGATGAATTAGAAGCACATTTTGAAACAGGGTTGAGAGGAGGAGTTTATTTGTTTTTTAGGGAATTACTCAATAAACAGCATAAAAAACAGATAGTGTTGGTAGATTCAAAAGCAAGTGCCAATTGGTATTTTGTGAGAGAATTTTGTTATGGCTCGATGTTTAGGTTCAATAAACGAAGTGAGTTTAATATTCCCTATGGGGGAATCGCTTATAATCGGAAGAACTTTAGGAAAAAAGTAGATAAGATATTTGGTGAGCGAATCATCAAGTTATTTAAACACTCGAGCCTATCTAATTTGGATTTCGAAGTATTCTTAAAGTCTATCGATTTAAAGCCAACTGATTTTATATTCCTCGACCCGCCTTATGACAGCGAGTTTTCTGAATACGACCAGAGTACATTTACACAGCACGACCAAAAAAGATTAGCAGATTTTCTAATCAATATCGCAGCAAAATGGATGATTATAATTAAAGAAACTTCTTTCATCCGAGAGATATATACTCATTCCACAGTTAAAATAAATACTTTCGATAAAAATTATAGATATAATGTTAAAGGCCGTAACGATAGAAATGTGCAGCATCTCATCATTACTAACTATTAA
- a CDS encoding YMGG-like glycine zipper-containing protein: protein MKKIFAMVALAIGLASCGNSAKEEALAKEQAMAAVRDSLKLDSFKKAEVAKQELLKEQKHQAELAAARRSASSSYSSSGSTTTSSAGTTTAAQKKGWSSAAKGTAIGAGVGALGGVLIDKKDGRGAIIGGLAGAGAGYVIGRSRDVKSGRVQPKN, encoded by the coding sequence ATGAAAAAGATATTCGCAATGGTTGCATTGGCTATAGGATTAGCATCATGTGGCAATAGTGCTAAAGAAGAAGCATTAGCAAAAGAGCAAGCAATGGCTGCAGTTAGAGATAGTTTAAAATTAGATAGCTTTAAAAAAGCAGAAGTTGCTAAACAAGAATTGTTAAAAGAACAAAAACACCAAGCAGAATTAGCTGCTGCAAGACGAAGTGCATCATCAAGCTATTCTTCTAGCGGTAGTACCACAACATCATCTGCTGGTACAACTACTGCAGCACAGAAAAAAGGTTGGAGTAGCGCTGCAAAAGGTACTGCAATAGGTGCTGGAGTTGGTGCATTAGGTGGCGTGTTAATTGATAAAAAAGATGGTAGAGGTGCAATAATTGGTGGTTTAGCAGGTGCTGGTGCCGGTTATGTAATCGGTAGGTCTAGAGACGTGAAAAGTGGTAGAGTTCAACCCAAAAATTAA
- the miaA gene encoding tRNA (adenosine(37)-N6)-dimethylallyltransferase MiaA, whose translation MLIILGPTASGKTKLAVSLADKFNGEIISADSRQIFRDMDIGTGKDLNEYLVNGKSIPYHLINIKEAGDKYHVDAFKNDFYEAYTDITERNVNPILCGGTGMYIHSLLQNQQFTAVPKDEDLRVELQYLEKYQLLQRLDKYPKELTKNVDYSSSKRLVRAIEIAEFLSHHQLKKIERPVINSFIIGLQSDVESRRKRILERLELRLKSGLIEEVEALLNKGISKETLIFYGLEYKFITSYLSDELDFATLRERLGTAICQFAKRQMTFFRKMEKDGIQINWFDINDNFLKERVIKLVEAAV comes from the coding sequence TTGCTCATAATTTTAGGTCCAACTGCTTCTGGTAAAACAAAATTGGCTGTTTCTTTGGCCGATAAGTTTAATGGAGAAATAATCAGTGCAGACAGTCGCCAAATTTTTAGGGATATGGATATCGGCACCGGTAAAGATTTAAATGAATATCTGGTTAATGGAAAATCTATTCCATATCATTTGATTAACATTAAAGAAGCTGGCGATAAATATCATGTAGATGCATTTAAAAATGATTTTTATGAAGCATATACCGATATTACTGAACGAAATGTAAACCCAATTCTTTGTGGTGGAACAGGTATGTATATCCATAGTCTATTACAAAATCAACAATTTACCGCTGTTCCAAAAGATGAAGATTTGAGAGTTGAACTTCAGTATTTAGAAAAATATCAATTGTTGCAACGACTGGACAAGTACCCAAAAGAATTAACTAAAAATGTAGATTATTCATCTTCCAAAAGGTTGGTAAGGGCAATTGAAATAGCAGAGTTTTTAAGTCATCATCAGTTAAAGAAAATTGAGAGACCAGTCATTAACTCTTTTATTATTGGCTTACAAAGCGATGTAGAAAGCAGGAGGAAAAGAATTTTAGAAAGGCTAGAACTAAGGCTAAAATCTGGATTAATTGAAGAAGTTGAAGCTTTGTTGAATAAAGGGATTTCTAAAGAGACGTTAATTTTTTATGGCCTTGAATATAAATTTATCACTTCTTATTTATCTGATGAATTAGACTTTGCAACACTAAGGGAAAGATTAGGTACTGCAATTTGTCAATTTGCCAAAAGGCAAATGACCTTTTTCAGAAAGATGGAAAAAGATGGTATTCAAATCAACTGGTTTGATATTAATGACAATTTCTTAAAAGAAAGGGTAATTAAATTGGTAGAGGCAGCTGTTTAA
- a CDS encoding outer membrane beta-barrel protein — MKKSTKFLASAAAALALFFSIDANAQSAPKFGIGLNVGAGVGTGQSFAIGGDLRYQFDVDKQLSIPITAGYTNIQYKDAYGDISFGYIPVKAGLKYFFNDTGAGVYGLAEAGAAFGVGDYSGTDFVYSPALGYAWSNGLDLAAKYEGIASGGTNGYVGIRLAYGFKL, encoded by the coding sequence ATGAAAAAATCAACTAAATTTTTAGCTTCTGCAGCAGCTGCACTGGCTTTATTTTTTTCAATTGACGCAAATGCACAATCGGCACCTAAATTTGGGATCGGTTTAAATGTTGGTGCTGGCGTTGGCACTGGACAGAGTTTTGCAATAGGTGGTGATTTACGTTATCAATTTGATGTTGACAAACAATTATCTATTCCGATAACAGCAGGTTATACAAATATTCAGTATAAAGATGCTTATGGAGACATCAGTTTTGGATACATTCCAGTAAAAGCTGGCCTTAAATATTTCTTCAATGATACTGGTGCTGGTGTTTATGGTTTAGCAGAAGCTGGTGCTGCCTTTGGTGTGGGAGATTACAGCGGTACTGATTTTGTTTATTCTCCTGCCTTAGGATATGCTTGGAGCAATGGGTTAGATTTAGCTGCAAAATATGAAGGCATAGCATCAGGCGGTACTAATGGTTACGTTGGTATACGTTTGGCTTACGGCTTTAAATTGTAA
- a CDS encoding DUF3667 domain-containing protein, translating to MSGGKYRKDHNCLNCGFLVEEHYCSRCGQPNLELKENFWQFISHSIAHYFHFDNKFFQTLVPLLTKPGKVTLDYLAGKRARYINPISMYIFVSIVYFLVVSPPKAIEKTKKETKTDIATAQQKQKAILDSIGEPLAQAGIGKEFSETTQQAIKQSLNEETFKSLTFKQQDTVLKNLKTSYQTNKTDSLSEVISKLNAIHIIKNDSTYAAYLARQKTLGTDEKDNFIERYVAKRRISIGQNADIINEKLEHNRPKQYFLFMPLMALFIMFNFRRNHIKYLDHLIFTIHGMTAFFMVSIIIQPLRRVLPESLSLIDSCLGIGIIAWICWYLFKSLKIFYQRKTSTTIWRMLWVIILYVITFKVSETIMMNLIFYLAT from the coding sequence ATGTCTGGCGGAAAATACAGAAAAGACCATAATTGTTTAAACTGCGGATTTCTTGTTGAAGAACATTATTGCAGTAGATGTGGACAACCTAATTTAGAGCTCAAAGAAAATTTTTGGCAATTCATAAGTCACAGTATTGCTCATTATTTTCATTTCGACAATAAGTTTTTTCAGACATTAGTTCCATTATTAACTAAGCCAGGAAAGGTTACATTGGATTATTTAGCAGGAAAAAGGGCTAGGTACATCAATCCAATTAGTATGTACATTTTCGTTTCCATTGTTTATTTTTTGGTTGTTTCGCCACCTAAAGCTATAGAAAAAACAAAAAAAGAAACTAAAACAGATATTGCGACAGCACAACAAAAACAAAAAGCAATATTAGATAGCATTGGTGAGCCTCTAGCTCAAGCAGGAATTGGAAAAGAGTTTTCTGAAACAACTCAACAAGCCATAAAGCAAAGTTTAAATGAGGAAACTTTTAAGTCATTGACTTTTAAGCAACAAGACACTGTCCTTAAAAACCTTAAAACTTCTTATCAAACTAATAAAACCGACTCCTTATCAGAAGTTATTAGTAAGCTAAACGCAATTCATATTATAAAAAATGATAGCACTTATGCAGCCTACTTAGCAAGGCAAAAAACCTTAGGAACAGACGAAAAAGATAATTTTATAGAAAGATATGTGGCGAAAAGAAGAATAAGTATTGGTCAAAATGCTGATATCATAAATGAGAAATTAGAGCACAATCGTCCTAAACAATATTTCCTTTTCATGCCTTTAATGGCATTATTTATCATGTTTAATTTTAGGAGGAATCATATTAAATATTTAGACCATCTAATATTTACAATTCACGGTATGACCGCTTTTTTTATGGTTTCGATAATTATTCAACCATTAAGGAGGGTCTTACCAGAAAGTTTATCACTTATTGATTCTTGTTTAGGAATTGGCATTATAGCATGGATTTGCTGGTATCTTTTTAAAAGTTTAAAGATATTTTATCAGCGTAAAACATCTACAACAATCTGGAGAATGCTTTGGGTTATCATTTTATATGTTATTACCTTCAAAGTTTCAGAAACTATTATGATGAACTTGATTTTTTATCTTGCCACCTAG
- a CDS encoding DUF3347 domain-containing protein: MKKYFGMGALILLMACNSADKKTAEGKDTTNHKTEVIATVAPDFKDVKLQNIYTSYISLKNALVSSKQDEAKVAAKALGAELKNYTGCENTAITANKIEAAKDIVEQRKEFTSLSSDVIAMFKHAELTKGAIFVQHCPMANKGEGGDWLASEKKIQNPYYGSEMMECGAVIEEIKAK, translated from the coding sequence ATGAAAAAATATTTCGGAATGGGAGCCTTAATACTGTTAATGGCTTGTAATAGTGCAGACAAAAAAACAGCAGAAGGAAAAGATACTACAAATCATAAAACTGAAGTGATAGCTACGGTTGCTCCAGATTTTAAAGATGTTAAACTTCAAAACATCTATACTTCTTACATCTCATTAAAAAACGCATTGGTATCTTCAAAACAAGATGAAGCTAAAGTTGCGGCAAAGGCTCTTGGTGCTGAGCTTAAAAATTATACCGGATGTGAGAATACTGCTATAACTGCGAATAAAATTGAAGCAGCAAAAGATATTGTAGAACAGCGCAAAGAGTTTACTTCATTAAGTTCTGATGTGATTGCAATGTTTAAACATGCTGAGCTTACTAAAGGAGCAATTTTTGTACAACATTGCCCAATGGCAAACAAAGGAGAAGGTGGAGATTGGCTTGCTTCAGAGAAAAAAATACAAAATCCATACTATGGAAGTGAGATGATGGAATGTGGTGCAGTGATAGAAGAAATAAAAGCCAAATAA
- a CDS encoding MBL fold metallo-hydrolase produces MKLTIWGAAQQVTGSMHLLQTENYSILIDCGLDYERDTYQEENQRFPFNPAEIDLVILTHAHIDHSGNLPTLVRMGFEGQILCTPPTADLAELLLLDSVNIFLSKQTKRSKGRRGHHHAGPAPLYLQKHVMETVDRFITIGFNKPFKINGSIELTFVPVGHLLGAAAAILSITENGITKKIGFTGDIGRKNYPVLVDPEPLPQLDYLVCESTYGGRLHSSDTTLEETLIKTIQETCIKSPGRLLIPAFSIGRTQSLVFTLNKIFSTGLLPPVQIFVDSPLANHATEVYRKHHTLVNDEAKQFYQTKGDEFEFDNLIYVHDRKESESVMNYLEPCIIISSAGMLEGGRIQDHLYHNIQNYYCTILFIGFCAKGTLGDRLLRGDPIIRLRNRDLMVYASIKKTDLLSGHGDHKDLVNTVKNQDLTKLQRVFLVHGETKSMELLSTALIEEGYQVTIPEKGEVIEL; encoded by the coding sequence ATGAAATTAACCATTTGGGGTGCAGCACAACAGGTAACTGGAAGTATGCATTTATTGCAGACAGAAAATTACTCGATACTTATAGATTGCGGTCTTGATTACGAAAGAGACACTTATCAGGAAGAGAATCAACGTTTTCCTTTCAATCCTGCAGAGATTGATTTAGTTATTTTAACCCACGCACACATAGACCATTCAGGTAATTTACCAACGCTTGTGCGAATGGGATTTGAAGGTCAAATACTTTGCACACCACCCACTGCAGATTTAGCAGAATTACTTTTGTTAGACTCTGTAAATATCTTCCTCAGTAAACAAACCAAAAGAAGCAAAGGCCGAAGAGGTCATCATCATGCTGGTCCAGCGCCATTATACTTGCAAAAACATGTAATGGAAACGGTAGATAGGTTTATTACCATTGGTTTTAACAAGCCTTTTAAAATAAATGGAAGTATAGAATTAACTTTTGTACCTGTTGGACATTTATTAGGTGCTGCTGCTGCAATTTTAAGCATTACAGAAAATGGAATAACAAAGAAAATTGGGTTTACTGGAGATATTGGCAGAAAAAACTATCCAGTTTTAGTAGACCCTGAACCACTTCCACAATTAGATTATTTAGTTTGCGAATCTACTTATGGAGGTAGGCTTCATTCATCAGACACTACGCTGGAAGAAACCTTAATAAAAACCATTCAAGAAACTTGCATTAAAAGTCCTGGTAGGTTATTAATCCCAGCTTTTAGCATTGGAAGGACACAATCATTAGTGTTTACCTTAAATAAAATATTTAGTACAGGATTACTACCTCCAGTTCAAATTTTTGTAGATAGTCCATTGGCAAATCACGCCACTGAAGTCTATAGAAAGCACCATACATTGGTAAATGATGAGGCTAAACAATTCTATCAAACCAAAGGTGATGAATTTGAATTTGACAATTTAATCTACGTTCACGATAGAAAAGAGAGTGAATCTGTGATGAATTATTTGGAGCCTTGCATTATCATCTCATCAGCCGGAATGCTTGAAGGAGGAAGAATACAAGACCATTTGTATCATAATATCCAGAACTATTATTGCACCATTTTATTTATCGGTTTTTGTGCAAAAGGTACTCTCGGAGATAGACTTTTACGTGGCGACCCAATTATTCGTTTAAGAAATAGAGATTTAATGGTTTATGCTTCAATTAAAAAAACTGACCTATTAAGTGGACACGGAGACCATAAAGATTTGGTAAATACAGTAAAAAACCAAGATTTAACCAAATTGCAAAGAGTCTTTCTGGTTCATGGAGAAACAAAAAGTATGGAATTACTATCAACCGCTTTAATTGAAGAAGGATATCAGGTAACTATACCAGAAAAAGGTGAAGTAATTGAACTTTAA
- a CDS encoding MBL fold metallo-hydrolase: MYTFLTIAILLVLVTYFVINLPVFGKLPTGDRLEKIKKLPNYQDGEIKNQSFTPVKPEGVSYWDMLSKVIAGNKDGTPKSIIPHLKPDFSNSEQFKLTWFGHSSYLIQVDGKNILVDPVFSERTSPFQFLGTKRFAGTDFVNIEDFPPLDIILITHDHYDHLDYNAILKLKNSNAKFITSLGVGAHLEHWGIESERITELAWQEETSPMANISFKAMPARHFSGRLFKRNQTLWSSFILKTKNNNVYLGGDSGYDFHFKEIGENYGPFDLAILECGQFNKMWPNIHMFPEEVVQASIDLKAKYLLPVHWGKYRLALHNWDESINGVTKSAKDLNIDVLTPQLGETFNLENNLPKIKWWKNL, encoded by the coding sequence ATGTACACTTTCTTAACCATAGCTATTTTATTAGTTCTTGTTACCTATTTTGTAATCAACTTACCTGTATTTGGTAAATTACCTACTGGAGATAGATTAGAAAAGATTAAGAAACTCCCTAATTATCAAGACGGAGAGATTAAGAACCAAAGTTTTACACCCGTTAAGCCTGAAGGAGTTTCTTATTGGGATATGCTTTCTAAAGTAATTGCAGGCAATAAAGATGGAACTCCGAAAAGTATAATTCCTCATCTAAAACCAGATTTTAGTAATTCAGAGCAATTCAAACTGACTTGGTTTGGCCATTCTTCTTATTTAATTCAGGTTGATGGAAAAAATATTTTAGTTGACCCAGTTTTTAGTGAACGAACATCACCATTCCAATTTTTAGGAACAAAAAGATTTGCTGGGACTGATTTTGTAAACATCGAAGATTTTCCACCTTTAGATATTATTTTAATTACCCATGATCATTATGACCATTTAGATTACAATGCTATTTTAAAATTGAAAAATTCAAATGCAAAGTTTATTACCTCTCTTGGTGTTGGCGCTCATTTAGAACATTGGGGAATTGAATCTGAAAGAATAACGGAATTAGCTTGGCAAGAAGAAACATCGCCCATGGCAAATATTTCTTTTAAAGCTATGCCAGCTAGACATTTTTCTGGACGATTATTTAAAAGGAACCAAACACTTTGGTCTTCATTTATCCTTAAAACCAAAAATAACAATGTTTATTTAGGGGGCGATTCTGGCTATGATTTTCATTTTAAAGAAATTGGAGAGAATTACGGTCCATTTGATTTAGCGATTTTAGAATGTGGACAGTTCAATAAAATGTGGCCAAATATTCACATGTTTCCAGAAGAAGTGGTACAAGCCAGTATCGATTTAAAAGCCAAATACTTACTTCCAGTGCATTGGGGTAAATACAGATTAGCCCTGCATAACTGGGATGAATCTATAAATGGAGTTACTAAAAGTGCTAAAGATTTAAACATTGATGTGTTAACGCCACAGCTCGGCGAAACCTTTAATTTGGAAAATAATCTACCAAAAATTAAATGGTGGAAAAATTTATAA